The DNA region gaaaagaggagacagcaactaagccaacaggctccatggggaatgttcagttaagtatggccttggctcctccccctcacaggacccctattagtcctctctatgtttctcctaataggaccatgtctattaaattgcctacagaagttcatgcaagatcagatacacaaattcaccaacaaggtggtcaatcaactacttctttaagactaccagccctgatgcccaagatggacacctacgactcatgaccaactcctctggctccagagactctgtgcccatctaaaaccctctctaaccctttttccaattttcacaacccctctttcacttcctaggaatgagaactactctccagcacatccactctgcttattctgtctgctctacagtatccccacaaggaagcatcaaacctaaactccccctGGTACCACCATGTCTCCCACCTTAAAAAGGCActtgttccaaatgtccagtcctggacttccaccatgcccaccaaactcaaaatttctcgtcaaccctcttcttcttttactaatcattattctCTCTCAAGTTTTTATCTCAAACCACAGATACTGCTTCTACATCAATGTGAcatgacaccacccactctcagtttatgggtcaaggcaattgcccttccactggctgtAATCGGtctgtcacccttaacattactggattcaacaaAGCCACCTccaatacttcctagagtccctgctacaggaccagtggctgataccaagaatctcctccatccaggactggtttgatgccatcgaggacttgtggcttcaaggaacttttatggactttacccctACCACAGTAGTTGTCTGTAGCCACTGagtgttatttctggctgccctggtgttctcagacctgtcccctgaacattcctccacttccccttctaggtctaacgccgcccaccattaagcaggaagtagcctgtcacttagaaaaacaaaaagggaggaatgttgggtgcagagcaggctgaactgtgttgtctgcagggcaggctgaacagatgttggctgcaagatagcccacgcactcaaaaccccctctatctggtcctttatcacctgtttgcctcaagtctgaacattcaaccctgctcaaggctgaacacttaacccccacttgggccaacaaggcagcttgcagacccagaggccccattagatttgggctataaaaactccctcctgccaggccccccccccctctctctcgcTCCCCCTCCCTTGctatttctcttgctttctctctctcctgcatacgcttcctctctctctctctctctttccttctttcttttctctttgttgcactgctgcaataaagatcttttagttgctccgagtgttgtggtcactttcctttcatgcTGACCCTCCCTCAGCCCCATCTTGTGACTCCCTCTGTCCAGCTCATTCTCCTCCAGCCGCCAGCTTTCATTTCAAGGCTATTGCACATTATTTCCTTTCTCTAGAATATTCTACAGCCCCTCTACCTGGTgcacccctcctcccctccagtcTCAGCTCAGATCCCCCTTCCCCTGGGCAGCTCTCCCTGATGCTGGTCATTCTCCAAGCTGCACCCCCTTCTCTAGGCTCTCCCCTGGGCTCCCCCATTCCAACCCTGTTCACTCTGGGTGACCCCTGGGGACAGGTCTCTTTCCCCTGGGCCTGTACTTGCCTCTGCTGGGTTTCAGGAGGGCCCAGAGCAGCCTCTGGTGACCCGGCAGGTGGCTGAGTTCCCGCCCCCCATCTCTTCCTTTTGAAGGAGCCTAATGGGAAGGAGATCGAGGGCATGAACATCCTGGGCCTGGTGGTGTTTTCCATCATCTTTGGTGGAGTCCTGCGGAAGCTAGGCCCTGAGGGGGAGCTGCTCATCCACTTCTTCAACTCCTTCAATGATGCCACCATGGTGCTGGTCTCCTGGATCATGTGGTAAGTGGAAGGAGAAGGGCCAAGCACCAccatgtgtgtggtgggggaccCTCTGCACCCTCCCTGGAGACGAGACGGCTTGCATTCGAATCCAGCATCGATCATTCATTCCCTGGCTGTGAGACTTCAGGCAAATAGCTTTCTAGAAAATAGctttctgagcctcagattcCTCATGTATAGAATGGCAACCATGGTGTATTCCATAAGTCCTAAGACTCTGATGCTGGCACTTTCTCCATTTTTGTGGAAGGTGACAAAGGACAACAAAGCTGAGGCTGCCACTTAGCTAATGCACCTCAATTTCAGAAATTGCAATTATATGATTCCCCACCAAAGATGATGGCAAACATCACCAGGCCCAGGATGTTCATGCCCTCGACCTCCTTCCCATTAGGCTCCTTCAATTCCTTTGAATTAATAAGCTACTTCCTAGGGTGCTCATAAAGATTCAGTGAGTCACTCAGGTAAAGAGCTTGCTTTAGGGTGGGGGTGTGGTTCAGCAGTGCAGTGTTTGCCAGCCATGTGCCAGGTcctccctgggtttgatccccagcattgcaaaaaagaaaaaaaaaatgtttttaaaaagtgtgctttaaggggctggggatatagctcagttggtagagtgctcgccttgcatgcacaataccctgggttcaatccccactacccaaaaaaaaaaaaaaaaaaaaaagaaaagaaagaaagaaaaaatgctttaaGCACCTGCTACTTAGTGAACattcatttaatgtttttttctttttaattttttttaagttgttgatggatccttattttattctttttttttttttttaatatatgcagtgctgggaatggaacccagtgcctttcacATGAATGCGaaacaagtgctgtaccactgagccacaaccccagcccccacttaaTGTTAACTGTGGTTATTGTCATTATGATTTGTTAAATGACCCCAGACAATGAGCAAAACAACCACGTGCAGAGGCCTGTGGCTCCCCACTTCTCTCGGTGGTGTTATTATGGGGCAGACTGCTCAGAAAACATACCAAGTCTATTTTGTCCGAATtggagagtctttatttagccagcCGCAACTGCTCTTtgcaggacccataactgtctctgcacGGAACAGCCTCCAGCCAGAGCATTTCAGGGTCTTTAAAGGCAAAAACTGCAGAAACCACATCCGTCTTGAGGTAGCTGCAAGCAAGAGGGGTACAGAGCTGAACTGAGCAGTTGgcgagacaatgcaatgggtaccttggtatttcccatgggactttccaggttggcatagcagcaagccagcataagggaagtgggtcaaaatgactttagttgagtacaagttagagaatggttactaatgtccaGACAATCAATCTCTAACAGGATACATTGTCCAAAAAACATTGGAACCAAGgagaaaacaattttacattgtataagaattgcttttgtgttgccaaacatgctatgctaagcaactattGACAGGTACAGAGCTGggtgttcccatgggagaagcatttcttacatgacatggagtatcagggtaaaatggagtctatTTGTTCGTTGCTCTTATATAGTCTGGCCCATAACAGTCTCACACTGATTCTTAGAATCTTCTCTGGATCTAAAAGATCAGGATTAGGAGGGGGACaggatctttgctttttttttttttttaaacaacccCCCCCCTCCCATTCCAATACCTTCCCTGTATCCCTTGCCTGCCATGTGCTCACAACATGGATTAAATGTGTCTTGATTGACTCAAGAACTATGCTGGGAGGCTAGGTGGTGGTATGGCCAAGAGCAGGGCTCTGCTGTTTCAGCTGCAAGTCCTACCCTAAGTTACTTAGCCCCTcggtgcctcggtttcctcattgGGGTGATAGGGCAAATGATACCAGCCTCCAAGGGCACAAATGAGCTCCTACACATAAAGTTCATGGGacgagggctggagttgtggcttagtggcagagtgcttgcctcgcacatgtgaggcactgggttcgatcctgagcaccacataaaaataaataaacaagggctggggtggtggctcagtggtagagcgcttgcctaacgtgagtgaagcactgggtttgattctcagcaccgcatacaaataacttaaaataaaggtccaaagtataatttaaaacaaaaagatattgtgtccatctatgaatAAAAACCTGCATTGTAAATGGCAACAGCAAACATTTTATTTCGCACTGTGTTGTTTAACTGCCGGGCATGTGCCACTGGCTGGACTCGGGCACCTGGCCACACCTAGCTGCACAGGTGGCTGGGATGAAGAGGAGGCTGGGGAGACAACTAACACAAGCCACAGCAGTCAGACCGTCAGGGAGGTGACCTCGGGAGGCCTGCAGGAGGCACACACCCTTTGGGATATTTCCTGCAGGAGAGGGTGACAGCAGTCCCATCAGAAGTATGTCAGTGACTTGAAAGCCTTCAGCTCCTTTCAGTTGGCATCTCATTTCACCCAGCAGTTCCATTGGTAGCATTTGGGGACCAGTTTTATAGAGCTGGTCAGTGTTTGATTCTCTAATAGCTGTAAGAGACTCATTTATAATAGGAGCTCTTGTGTGGGCTATGGTGAAGATTCGGTCATGATCAAGGGCTCAGTGCATCGTAAACGCCTCATACCCTGGAGTTACTAAGACCTGAACCATGACCTTTTGGTTTTTCATGATGTGCTGAGAATATTGATTCAAGGTTTGCCAGCTGCTGTAATAAGCAAGCCTAGAAAACAAATGAGTCAGGCATgatagatgtttttttttttttttttccccactcatGTGTTAAGTTCAAATCTGGGGATACTCCTCCAAGCAGTGATGGAACAGGAAGGCTTTTATCTCCTGGCTTACCTGCCTTCAAGGAAAAGTGCCTGGAGGAGGCAACAGAAGCTTCCAGGGGCCAGGCCTGGGAGTGGTGTCCAAACCTCAGTGCACATTGCTGTGGGCTCCTCCTGACCTTGGGGGAAGCTGGGAAATGGGGTCAGGCAGGGTGCtgaccaccatgcctggcccttgTGAACATGTGAGCAGCAGTGATCTATCTCTTGGGTGTTAGGTATGCTCCTGTGGGCATCCTGTTCCTTGTGGCCAGCCAGATTGCGAAGATGCAGGATGTGGGGAAGTTCTTCATCAGCCTCGGCAAGTACATCCTGTGCTGCCTGCTGGGTCACGCCATTCATGGAATCCTGGTGTTGCCCCTCATCTACTTCCTCTTCACCCGAAAAAACCCCTACCGCTTCCTGTGGGGCATCATGGCACCGTTAGCCACGGCTTTTGGGACCTCCTCCAGGTGAGGGATTTTATGTAGTGGGGCATGGGGTGGGCATACATTTTGGAATTGTGGCATTTTGTGGGATCCCTAGCGCCTTGTGGGATGGTAGGAAGAGAAGGGCAGGCTGAGCTGGCGTAGTGGGAGAGGTAGGATAGTGGGCGTGGCCTCACCTGGGAGCAGGCGGGACTTCATCTAGGAGTGGGCGTGGCCTGGACCTTGCAGGTGAGCTCACTGCCCCGCATTCCCCTGCAGCTCCGCCACGCTGCCCCTCATGATGAAGTGCGTGGAGGAGAAGAACGGCGTGGCCAAGCACATTAGCCGCTTCATCCTGCCCATCGGCGCCACGGTCAACATGGACGGGGCGGCGCTCTTCCAGTGCGTGGCTACTGTGTTCATTGCCCAGCTCAACGGGCGATCCCTGAACTTCGTGGATATCATCATCATCCTGTGAGTGCCGGGTGGCTGTGGCTGGGACCCCTGGGCCCACCGGACCCCATCTCCTCACATTGCAGAGGCGTCTACCTCACcgcctctcctccttctcccccaggATCATGGCCACCGCGTCCAGCGTAGGGGCAGCGGGCATCCCTGCAGGCGGTATCCTCACTCTGGCCATCATCCTCGAAGCAATCAGTCTCCCTGTCAGGGAAATCTCCTTGATCCTGGCTGTGGATTGGCTAGTGTGAGTGTGGGTTTGAGGCTTGGGGGATTTAGGGGGGCCCCTGGAAAAGGGGATGGGCGAAAATGTCTGTGAATGCTTCTGGGCAGAagaggagagacaggaaggagtTTCGGAGGGAAGGGGTGGGATCTTGAGCCTTCCAGTCAGGGAAGGTTGGCACCTTTGAGGTTCTAAGAGGAACCTCAAAAGGTGGTGAACTAGAGAGGTTAGTAGAAACTGCATTTAGGCTGGGCTGctttctatctgtaaaatggtgagAAGAGACTCTTGTTAGGGATTCGATGACTTAATTCACATACTTCCCATTCAAACCTCTCCTCGTAAGTGGTAAATTCTATTAATTATTCACTGTCATGATGAAGCTATTGAGTGTAAAGATTGGAAACCAGTTTGGTTTCAAGAGTTACatatgagctgggtgcagtggttggcctgtaatcccagagattcaggaggctgaggcagtagaatctggagttcaaaggcagcctcaacaacttagcaaagcacttagcaactcagggagaccctgtctctaaagaaaatataaaaaagggctgggaatgtggctcagtggttaagtgccctgggttcaatccctggtacctcccccccaaaaaagttacaTTTGAGTTACTATGTGACTCAGGAATGCCACTCCTAGATATATACCCAAGGGTATTGAAAACTTAGGTTCTCACAAAAACTGGCAGCGTGATTCACAACAGCAAGCAaggggaaggactggggatgtagctcagatggtggagtgcttgacttgcatgcactctcccaactgagctagagccccagcccccagtggTTTCTTCTTGAGGCGATTAAATAATCCAGAATTACACTGTGATGATGGTGCACAATTCTGAATTTACTAAAAATCACCAAACTATACACTTTAAAGTGCAAATCTCACCGTaggtgaattatatctcaattttctCAAATGACAAatacaaaaagcataaaaatgaaggaaaaagatcCTTAGGGATTTTAGGGAGGAGAAAGGCCTGAACAGAAATTTCAGTCTTATGGAGTGGGGGAGTCTTTGGGGGCCTCTGAGTGAGGGAGGAATGATATTTGAGGTTTTGGAAGGAACAAATTGagtgttgggggaaaaaaaggattgtttggggggctggggttgtggctcagtggtagagcgcttgctagtatgtgtgaggcactgggttcaattctcagcaccaccaatAAATGAATGtctaaaataaaggtccatcaacaactaaaaaaaaaaaaaaaaaaaaaaacggattgGTCAGAGGCAGATGGGAGAGATTTTTGGGGATTAGAGGCAGAAAAATATGATGGACACTTTGGGATTCCAGGAGACCCAGCGGAGGTATGGGACTCCTGGAGGTTAGATGAAGAGATCTTTGAGGTTTTAGGAGGAGGACATACTTGGATCCTAGAAGATGGGAACATGAGCTCTGGGAGGGGCAGGGTGAAGGAAGATGGCGCTGGGGAACTGGAAGATCCCAGCGGGGGAGGCAGGCAGCTTGGGCCTTGGCGCCTggcctctcctctcttccctctgacTTCTCTATCACTTCTACCTTTTAGGGACCGGTCCTGTACCATCCTCAATGTGGAAGGTGATGCTTTTGGGGCAGGACTCCTCCAGAGTTATGTGGACCGAACGAAGATACAGAGCATGGAGCCCAAGTTGGTCCAGTTTAAGAGTGAGGTGCCCCCGAATCCACTGCCAGCTGCCATTGAGGAAGGGAACCCCCTCCTCAAACAGTATCAGGGCCCCCCTAGGGATGCTGCCACCTGTGAGAAGGAGTCAGTGATGTGAACCCCTGGAGGTAACTACCTGCCTGCCCTGCTGAGGGGCACCCTGGACATTGGGGTGGATAAATGGAcacactggggctgggggctgctgcGTGCATGCTCCAGGAGACAAGCACCACTGCCTCGCTCTAGACAGGAGACTGGATGGCCTCACTGCTGGGTATGTGCCTGTGTTGCATGTCtcccaacaccccccccccttgCTCCTCGACTCCTGTCCCCCACCCTAGGTGATAGTTTTGCACCCAGCTCCATCCGGATCCACCTGGCCTTTCCCACCTCCGTGTAGATCACCTTGTAGAGTTCTACAGGCTTCGAGGGCGAGGGCGCACTATCCAGGTGTTGCTGATTATtttgggggctgtggctgtagatgtagtgtgtgtgtgtgggatgtgtgtgtgtgtgtgtgtacgtgtgttcTGTGACCATTGAACTTTCTATGGTACATTCCATCCAGTCCCCAGACCCTGTGTTTCCTCCACAGTACAAATACTCCCAGAATCCCCTGGGGGAAGGCCAAGAATAAATATTGTCACTCCAAAAGACACTCTCTAGCAATTAAATTGTCAAGTATATTTAATCAGGTATTTTCAGATTTTGATTAAAAGCACTAACCCGGACAACAGAAACATGATAAACTGGacttcattggaaaaaaaaaaaaaatctgttcatcAAAACCACCAGAGAAAAACAACGgggcagtttcttttttttttctacttgaagtttttgtgtttttttgatactgaggattgaacctatgggTACTCtacccagtgctttttattttttgagacagggtcttgctaagttgctgaggctggcctagaacttgtaattcccctgcctcagctttccaaattgTTGGGCTTattaggtgtgtgtcaccatgtccAGCTTGGGCAATGTCTTATAAAGCTAAAATGGATACCATGCAATTTAGGAATCACACTCCTGGatatttcagagaaatgaaaacttctgTTCATATAAAACTcagatgttgggctggggatgtggctcaagtggtagcgcgctcgcctggcatgcgtgcggcccgggttcgatcctcagcaccacatacaaacaaagatgttgtgtctgccgaaaactaaaaataaataaataaatattaaaattctctctatctctctctctctctctccctccccccctccctgtctcactctctttaaaaaaaaaaactcagatgtttatgatagtttttttttttttaacttttttagttgtagatggacacaatacctttatttatttatttttatgtggtgctgaggatcatacccagtgcctcaatgtgctaggcaagtgctctaacactgagccacaaccccagaccctattttatatttagagataggttcttactaattgcttaggggctcactaagttgctgaggctggctttgaattctccatcctcctgctttagcctcctgagccactgggattataggtgtatgccactgtgcctggctattagAGATTTTTAATGTTGATATAGTGATTCTGTGTATTGAagggtatttctttttctctttctttctttcttttaaatatttttagttgtagttagacacagtatcttttatttttctgtggtactgaggatcggaCCCAATGCCTCttacatgcaaggcaaatgctgtaccactgagctatagccccagcccctacatcaTCTCTTAAtgttgagaacatttaaaatcctcaGCTATTGAAATGTTCAGttgttgtcaaccatagttatccTACTGTGCTGTAGAATGTTATAAGTTATTTCTCCTGTGCAGCTGCACCCGTGGGTCTCCTCCACGCCCTTCCCAGGTCTggtaatacataaatatttatggctgctttattcataattgccaacaCCTGGGAACAAATCAATTGAATAAGCTATTGTCTCTATGCAAGGGAAGATTGCTCAGCTTTTAATCtaagcaacttgggaagctgaggcaggaggattgaaagttgaaggacagcctcagcaatttagtgaggccctaaacaatttagcaagaccctgtctcaaaaaatataaagggttagggatgtggttcagggtaaaatgccactgggttcaatttctgattaaaaaaaaaaaaaaaaaaagattggtgcATTCTACACCCTCAGTTATAAATCTTGTACAGGGatggggtgaagctcagtgggaGGGGgaggcccttggttccatcccagcactgcaatatattttttttttctttcttgtactggggattaaatccaggagcgagctttaccagtgagctgcatccccagccctttttatccccagccctttatcttgagacagtctcacta from Marmota flaviventris isolate mMarFla1 chromosome 18, mMarFla1.hap1, whole genome shotgun sequence includes:
- the Slc1a5 gene encoding neutral amino acid transporter B(0) isoform X1, whose product is MVADPPKTEPKGFTEPAANDGEALGPREDQVVTSGGSCGSWNQVRRCLRANLLVLLTVVAVAIGVVLGLGVSRAGALSPQFWTVFNFPGELLLRLLKMIILPLVVCSLISGAASLDPSALGRLGAWALLFFLVTTLLASALGVGLALTLQPGAAFAAINSSFEGVTGSGEEIPSKEVLDSFLDLARNIFPSNLVSATFRSYSTSYQLIEINGTLVKEPNGKEIEGMNILGLVVFSIIFGGVLRKLGPEGELLIHFFNSFNDATMVLVSWIMWYAPVGILFLVASQIAKMQDVGKFFISLGKYILCCLLGHAIHGILVLPLIYFLFTRKNPYRFLWGIMAPLATAFGTSSSSATLPLMMKCVEEKNGVAKHISRFILPIGATVNMDGAALFQCVATVFIAQLNGRSLNFVDIIIILIMATASSVGAAGIPAGGILTLAIILEAISLPVREISLILAVDWLVDRSCTILNVEGDAFGAGLLQSYVDRTKIQSMEPKLVQFKSEVPPNPLPAAIEEGNPLLKQYQGPPRDAATCEKESVM
- the Slc1a5 gene encoding neutral amino acid transporter B(0) isoform X2 — encoded protein: MNILGLVVFSIIFGGVLRKLGPEGELLIHFFNSFNDATMVLVSWIMWYAPVGILFLVASQIAKMQDVGKFFISLGKYILCCLLGHAIHGILVLPLIYFLFTRKNPYRFLWGIMAPLATAFGTSSSSATLPLMMKCVEEKNGVAKHISRFILPIGATVNMDGAALFQCVATVFIAQLNGRSLNFVDIIIILIMATASSVGAAGIPAGGILTLAIILEAISLPVREISLILAVDWLVDRSCTILNVEGDAFGAGLLQSYVDRTKIQSMEPKLVQFKSEVPPNPLPAAIEEGNPLLKQYQGPPRDAATCEKESVM